atttatttggttattataattatttttctgtatttataaatcggttttctttatattattattattcgtcATCGGTTGACTCAAATTCATtggaattttctttattatttgtcACCGTTTGACTATTATCgacttttgtatttaatttttattttgaaagtaAGCGGTCCCCTGACTGGTttcaattgtaaataataaataaattgatagtAAAATTGGTCAGGTTTCGCGAAATTGGCGAGTTGAAAGGGTGGAACGGCATTCAACGTTCGACTTGCGGTAGTGGGATTTCACAGTTAGATGAATCGATGGATTCCAGTCCCTAAACCGATCGAGACATTGTAAAGACTGACCCAGTACATAATTGTTCGCCAGCGATGGACCAAACTTGGTTGATGACTGGCCTTGAATTGCCAATAAGTCAGTTAAGACTTTTTCTTTCTGGCTCAGGCTTATTATCTATAGGAAATTTAGACACACTTCAAGACCGCTTGATTCGCTATCAGGAgcacaaatataaaataccaGGAGTGCGTTGGGATCCTGCCGTGGATGAGACGAGTCCCCCTGATGATGATCTAGAGTCAACTTTGCCTTCGGAGAGGTCTGAAATCGTTGAAACAGGAAAACTTATCGAAATCGCCGTCGATATTAACCAAACAAGTCAATCGTCGATCCAAAGTTCTTGTCAGGATTTAATTGAACGCGTCGATGAAATTTTAAGTTCAAGCAGTTGCCTAATCCAAAAGTTGGCTTCCAGTGGAGGTTTTGCGAAGCATGAGAGTTTTGAGTCACTGGACTAGGGATGGGCGATATATATCGATGTTTCGACTATCGATGTTTTTTTGGAGAAACATCGATGTTTTTggtcgatattttttttggtcgAAACATCGATGGTCGATGGAATAATTTAAACTATCGACATCGTTGAGTGATTTACCTACAGAGGGTATACCCCCcaaaagtatataatttttttgtatacagTAACTGTTGTACTACAGTTACATCTTATCAGTGTAGAGTGTATATCAGTATCAGTGCTAGCGAGTTAAATAGACGGCGAACTATTTATTGTCTTGGTATAAATGAAATTAGTTCAGtgcaatattatatatatatatatattgttaatttaattgttatcatCGACATGGCGGCCAATAATATCAAAATCGTTCAAGTACCTCGtaagtacatttttttataatataaattatgataTCACTCAATCTAACCtccatttttttgtttgcttACATTGAtgtaatttcattaataacttttttgtaTTTTGGGTTTATTTAGATAATGCTGGAGCTAGGaggtataaattatattttcaaattgaCCAAGAACCTCtgtttttgattgaaaatttagattttcacacctatttacaaattaaaagtaCGTATGACctgtagaaattaaattaataatattgtgaataaataatgaatgaaaCACTTTTTTCCGTAGATAATGATCAAGAAGCTTATAACTAcgtcaagaacttaatttttactgCCCAGTATCCAGTCCAAAACCCAGCATGGACAGTGGTTTACCGAAGTCTAGATGGAATTGATTTCTCTCcagtcaattaaatttatattcctctctttcaaaaataatttattattattattataaattaaaaataatttattaatgtaataataaaaataatcttaattaataaatttaatcataaatgctggttattttgtaataaaatgttcttaatttatctataataaaattacatattttatattaacgcatgatttaaattatttgagtaaaaaatcaattaaaaattcaaatgatcATTTGTGTATGTTAATTGTAAAGATAATTataagtttttcaaattttcgcgCTCATTGCTAAAATATTGCGAGTTAAGTTTAGTACTACAAGTATACTAAGTACCTAAGTCCACTAAAGGTTACTAGAATATTTAAGTAACTTTGACACCTTGACTACACTATACTCAATTACTCAATAAAGgaataaagtaattttgttAACGGCTTAAGCTTAAACTTTACattacaaaaaacaaaaatagcgtttaaaattcttaaattctttttacattttaattgttattgtcTGACTTATATAAGTTcacacaaaataataattgttaatctattaaattaacaattgatAGTAACATTAAAGGTTAATCGACATATTACATTAAAGGTTAATTGGAGCGATGAATAACGAGGATTTCGTTGGTAAGCACTGGTATAacctttcatttttatttgttaaaaaatgttttaacattattgaaaaaaaaaacgcaattaaataagataaaaGCCCCAGTAGCTACTCAGTAGCCAGTACCtgctcactccatgtatttgtgtatctatatttgtgaatatagatatacaaatacatggagtgagcaAGTACTGGTTCCTGAGCAGCtactggggcttttaccttacttagtatgataaatataattaatatgtaatcgattttaattattattcttatttttctcCAGCTGAAGAGGATACTCGAATATTTTCTATATGGTTCAAAATCAATGAGCCTAACGCAGATGCATATCGAGtatctaatttaaaaacatctgaTTATGTGCAACTTAAAAGTAtgtattaaagaataattaataataataataaaaataataataatattaataaaattaaaaataataataacaataatagtaataatcaTTGTAATgcctaattaaaaattttaatcgaaTGTTATTAAAAGACAATCTAATTCAATTATCTTTTGATCAAATGCAATTTACTTCAAtcataaaacaattaaaattttattgttaatgagATTCGATAAAAGTTTTTACTCAATGATGTATAAATACGTtagtctaataattttaatatcttttatatttttaggtAACCATAAAAAGGCCTACGAATTCGTAAAAGAAATGGTTGACACAGGAAAAATATTCATTCATCCAGATAATATAATTGAATCCATTTGGAGATCCATCGATGATGTAGATTAGTATGTATATTTAACAATACGTTAAgaatattttccttttttttctgtgttagTGTTGTGTTGTGTTTGTATCTAATCATCATTTTCCTATTCTCTTTTCCCAGTGATCTTCTTGAATATCCACCTGAATCTTACTCTAATAGTGAAGCTGAAGATTCTTCATCTAAAACACCAAGTTCCTCTGAGAAATCAAGATCAGATCCTAATCATAAATTAACCCAACCTATTGATTCCGAAATGACTACCTTATCCAACATGCACTCGTTATCTAAAAATTCTGAACAAGATTCTCAAAAATCACATACTAATACCAATACCTGTGGTGAATGTTTCACTTTGCTTTAATACATTTTAcgttattattgaatattgattaaaaattaatttttcgttGTTTATTCTTTCCTAGCTAATGATTTATCGACTTTTAATTCTGGTAATTTAACAACGTATGTCATCTTTTTATTTCTACTTAATGatgcaaattttattatcatttccTACCGTgcatgaaatatatatatatatatatatatatatatatatatatatatatatatatatatatatatatatgtatatttatttatttcttttttttacagttcgaaaaataaaagtaaagctTGGGAGTATTTTACTCCAATTACTTCAAATTCGGCACGATGCAAATTTTGCCAGGGCATAATTAAAACCGCAGGAAATACGACAAATCTACGCTGCCATCTCAATTCGAAACACAAACTGTTCATTCCAGTTGATCTGCaagtaaacaataaaaaacgtTCTGTTGCAGCAGTTGAGGAACCCTCTAACTCTACtgttgagagaaaaaaattaaagactcAGACTCAAATGGCGGTATGTAGAAAATCTTATACgctgaattaattaacaaattgaacattttattaatactttttttttttgttttcagaaGAATCCTGTTCTTCAGTTGTATGAAAAAGCAAATTCGTATGCAGGtggaatttataaattttagttctatatttattttcgaTTGAATTGATCATTTATACTGAtttcatgatttttatattacagATGGAGGTGTAGAAGCTGAAAAATTGACGAATTCTCTTCTGTATATGGTAGCTGTTGATTATATGCCACTCTGCTCCGTTGAAAAACAGGGATTGAGACAATTTGTGAAAACCGCAAGACCTCGTTATTCTATGCCCTGTCGTAAGACTATTACTAAACTAATGAGTGATAAATATGATGTCCTGAAAATAAAAGTCATGAGCGATATAGGTAAATGCCCATTTTACTCATTGACATGCGACATTTGGACTGATATTTCCCAGAAAAGCTACTTAGGTGTAACTGTCCATTATTTATCTGCTAACAATCTGGAAGTAAAAGCACAAATCTTTGTGTTCAGTCACTGGATTCCGCGCATACTGCAGAAAATATAGCATGCTctttgaaaatgattttcgaaaattacaATTTGGATATAAACAAAATAGTAGCCGTGACTAGTGACAGTGCACCGAACATGATAAAATCGATTAATACAGTTTTTCAACCGGAAAACGATAGACGACTCCCATGCTTCGCTCATCGCTTGTCTCATGTGGTTCCTACAGCTATATCCAAAATGTCAAATATTAAAGAAATCATCGACAAAGTCAAACGTATTGTGATGGTTACCAGAAAAAGTGTTCCTGCTTCTGATGAATTGCTGAGACTTCAAAAGCGTGACGGTAAAACGGATGGGACTgcacttaaatttattcaaagcGTTGAAACGAGATGGAACTCGACCTATGATATGCTTGAACGATTTTTACTTTTGGAAAACTATGTTTATCCTGTAACTTCTAAGTGCAATCATCCACCTCCGTTATTAAGTCATGAAGAAACTACCATTTTAAAGCGATCTTGTTCATTTGATGAAACCTGTGATGATTATTATATCTCAAATAAGCGGCGATTCTTATTTGACATGCAGTATGATTATTCCAAGTGTTgcaattatgaaaaagaaatctCCTTATCGAAGCCAAAAACGGAAGAAGGGATAGCATTCAAAAGCTCACCTATCTGCTTCTCTTGATAACCAATTTAAAGATATTGAGTCATTCAAAATACTGGGCATTACAACTATATTGGATCCtcgttataaaaaattacatttccAAAGTGCGATGTCCGCCGCGAATGCTGTAGACTTCATAAACAAACAAATGAAGTTGAGCTTTTCTAAAAGTTCTGGGTCTAAATCAGTTTCAACTGAAAATATATTCGTAGAGGAGTTAAACGCAGATAACATTTGGCGGTACCACGATGAACTTGTAGCCAAAACTAAGGCAAAAGTTCACACGATGGATGGATTAACTTTTGAACTGAAACAGTATATGACACAGCCAATAATTGATAGATCTGAAGATCCCTTAAAACATTGGCAATTATTGAAACCGTCTCTACCTAATTTGTATGAAGTGGctatgaaatatttttgcgTTGTTGGAACATCTGTTCCATGTGAGCGACTTTTTTCTGAAGCTGGTAACATTAAGACTGCCGATCGTAATCGACTGACAggaagtaatttaaataaattactttttttgagCAGTTTAAGTAGTGAAGAATGGGGATTATaggttataatttataactaaatcTTTACtttctttgtattttttcttaattttaatatttaaaacttgttatcaaacaattttttattgtaaagtgtgtataaaataaacttaacgattattaaacttaataataaatttttagtccttaaattactctgttttaaataaaatatggaatttaatatgattttactttattaaaatttttttaatcattcatttttaataatgattcaaaattaattactatgGTTTCAATTGTTCTTTTTACATTAGTTGTAGCCATAGTTTTTCGAATTTTCGCGCGTATTCTACCATCGATGTTAACAATCGATGTTccgatgtttttttttaaaacatcgATACTCCGATAGTAAGAAATTAAATCAATCGATGTCCGATGTCGATGTTTTTTACCAATATCGCCCATCCCTACACTGGACGTAACACCTCAACGAGAGCTCGTGACTTACCCGAGTATCTCAGAGGAGGAGGTGTTGAACAGTGATGGCTTGCATTCAGCGCGCAAAGATGAACTCGTGAATGACCCGAGTTCCACAGTGGATGGAGTGCTGCTGGATCATGCGAGTAATACTGCTGGCCCACCGATGGATAATAAGGATGAGTCTGCAATTTGTGAATCGGCTATGGATCAATTCGTGACACGTCAAGACTTAGATGTTGCTGTACGAAAGTTGGAATCGAAGATAGATAATTGCTTCACCAGACTTCAGCAAATGATAATGGATAAGATGACGACGAGAGTAAACTATCAAGAGGACACAAGCCGAGTGGTAAATGACCAAAAGTTAGAAAGTCAAAGTGACTCAGGGGTCGATTGTGAATCCAAGGTTCCTAGTAGAGATTCAGCGCCTCTCAAGGACTCAGATAATCGTGTATTTAGACGACGTCGCAGGAGGTATTGTAATGATTTGGAGAAACCCAGCGACGGTACAATTATCAGTGACGAGGCTGTGCATAATTTGACTACGGAGTACACAAAGGGTGAAGATGCATCGAGAAAAGCGAGCTCGTCGACAGTCAATTCGGATTCAAGTGACCAGAAGGACGGTTCGAGTGATGCCAAGTCAGAAGTTGCTAAAAAGAGGAAGCGTCGCAGGAGAAGACGATCCTCTAAGAAGACTGAGACATCAAGAGCGCCGGTGGTCGTGAGCGATGTCGTCGATTTTTCTCAAAGGCCTGTGTATGATCGTTATGTACACAGCAAAGTTAATCCTCGTAGGTATGTGCCGGAAAATAGATTCGAGATTAGATATGAATTAGCAAATCGCTGCGTAGGCCCGCGTTGGGAAGTTCCGTGTGGTAGGAGCGATATGCCGCGAGCGTTTGCGTGCGATTGTAAAATAGACTATTGCCCTGTACcttgcaattattttaatacattGTCGCGAGGAAGGAcaagttataatttaaatagataTAATACTAGTTTACatgatagttaaaaattttgtttttgagctgGAGACACGGGTGTGCGTGGTAATTGATCATGCGGCTTGTGAGTTCGCGTTTGTTTTCGCCCatgattaattttacaaaattaaccaTTGTCTGGCAGGGGGGTGTCACAGGGTTTTTATTCCCTGTGCGCGTTCCTCCCTGCGCCTAATATTTGGCAACAGATCCACACTCAATGTGTGTCtcaattttactattttgtatttatttataaatgtatttataatttattattactaatattatttttatttaaaataaaatttaatctcttgtatttaaaattaaaatttaattatttgataccCGGGCGATAATTGCGGGGAGcgatttattgaaataaatgcGAATGAAATTTAAGCGTTTTGTACACGCGGTGGCCCGCTTGGTGTGAGGTATGCACGCGGGACCTCCGCTATTGTAAGGAGTGTGGATTTGGTGCCTTGGTTTGAGTTTCCTTTTCTGGTGAGTACTCACAAGTTGAGATCAATTAATATCCGCACACCGCTGTCTCCTGGCTTAAATAAGTTATTCTTTTACTGTCCAACTAAAATCACTATCGATTGATCGGGTCGATCCCGTAGCGAGTAAGGGTTATCATAAGGGAATATTTGTACCTGTCCCGAAAGCCGCGTGTTGGGTCCTCGATACGGCcagcaatttttataattattattgtcaaattaggtttattattttgcgcCATTGACAATCATTATTGTCAAACATTAACTATCATTACAAGTATTATTTTCAAGCGCAATTCAGatttaatattcttaaattttaattactgttacgattattgttttgattgcggttattattattctcgaacgcaatattgtaaaataagttgaagaaaaatttatatgttaatCACGAATTCCATAaaggatttattttgttatttaaaggataaatttagttttaagtaacttcgtttttgaataaataatttatttatttttattgaaattttctgatccattaataattaatgtatgaAAGCTGATTCCCGGATTCTTTTCCTATGACTCATCTTCCTATCTTAGTCAAATAATCTAGGATATtagcttataattatttagttattatttttgattccaAATGATATACTAATCTCGACTTTGATTTTTCGTGGTTTATTTTCCattctcattaatttaaatcgttaattgatcGTCCGGCGCGGCCcctggaatttttattatttttggtaattttcataaaaaattacctggcgtccaaatgtgcactaacccagcctgaggggtttccgggttaattttattatatgtttaaaaagGGCGAGCGTAAAATACCCTACCCAGCCGATATCTCCGCCATCGGtcgaatttagttaaattttgggaaaaagtattgttacaatatatatatatatatatatatatatatatatatatatatatatatatatatatatatatatatatatatttatatatatatgggatataacgcggcttgtcaggacgatagcgtcgccaatttacaacggatctctaccaaactcaacatacttattctacagataaataccaaagtcaagttcgaagatgagcttaatcggtcaagtaatttagaaataccaggatttcaaaattttgaaaatcataaaaattcatatttcttgaCTTTCgaactcgaataacttttgaatgggataacttattgcAATTCTGTAAACTGCATccgaaagctctttaaataatctttaatgtgaGTACCATgtcatatgtgtagtctcaaaattatgCCCCATTCCCctatgccaattatgaaatttgctattgcactggttttagtatttgtccgtcgatatatatttttgtcgatTGCATATAAGTTAAAAGCCCTAGTTCTGTATACAATcttcgttatatttttttctattcatgatgaaatctacttccatttcggctgccgaatggtcttttttttgTTGTGGACCTCTCTTTGATGTTTATCTGATAATCAttgtgattgaaaaattttatttatcttgttatgataatttctataattaatatcattcaatcttaatttttgtgattgTTTCAATCTTTCTTGATGAACTAACTTTTTAGCTGGATCTTgtaacctttttttttgtgataatttcAATCTCTCTtgatggatttttttatttttttcatcttgtAACCTTTTATTTCTCGGGATATCCTAACCCTATAGACGGGTGCGGATATCATGGTTGAGTGCCGACCGGGCGCGTCCCCgggtggcggataggggggCTGTGGGCTTGTTTGGAGAAACCTGGACCCCTTACAACAGAGGACAGGGATCTCTAATCAGATCCCGGCCAGCAGAGGCCGAAGGAAGCACAACCAGTGTAAAACCTGGCTTTGGGCGACCTCGACCCTGCCGCGGACCAACTCCCCTAAGCTAAGGTGGGAGCCATCGTGCCGATGGCTGTATGGTACTAGGGTTATAGTGCCGCAAACGATGCCCTTGGGGCAACAGGCGCAACCCCATTGTATTTATGCGCCTTCCGCTGGCATGCCAGGCTCTGTTAGCGGTGACCTTTAGTTCCTGGAGACTCGTGGGACCAAAAATGGACAACACAATAAAAAACCCCAACGGACTGGGGGACTCTGCGGAGAACCCCAGTCCTTCCATGAAAATGGACATCGTGGAGGAGGCACAGGGCTCAACAAATGCCGGGCACAGTGACTCCTCCAAAGATATCATGAAGGAGGCACAGGGCTCGACAAATGCCGGGCACAGTGACTCCCCCAAAGATGATGAAGACTCCTCCAAAGATGATGGAAGGAAGAGGAACCGCAGTGGTGCTGCAAAGAGACGGGCCCGAAGAGCCAAACTGGCCCTAGGGACCCAGGCTCTGGAGCAAAACTGCAGGACTACTCTCCCACCATCTCCGTGGCCAAAGGGGAGGAGGCCCCCAAGGGAAAAAGCAATAAAAGGCCTAGACCCGAGGTGAACACTCCACCAGAGGCTAAGAGTTTGGCCAAAAAAGGGCAAAATAGCCCACAGGTCGAGCGGCTTCAGTGACGCCGTACGGGCGAGCAGGAAGGTGGCAATAACACCTTCTGGCTACCCTGAGGTGCTACTGAGCCAAGAGACCAGCGACCTGGTAACGCAGGCACTCGTTGGAGCGCTGGATGCTGTCCCAACAGGACAAGCAGTCCCGTGCTTCGAGGGATGCCGGTGGGAACAGGGAGTGCTGTGGGTGACTTGCACCGACGAAGACTCCAAAAAGTGGGTCCTAAGGACAGTCCCAGCTCTCAGGGCTAGGGAGGGTCTCGTTCTCCAAGTGTTGGAGAGGGAGGCTCTTCCTCGGCTCAGGAAGCTGACGGCGGTCCTGGGAACCAACGAAGAGAGCGGAGTCATTATGAGAAGACTCGCTCGCCAAAACCCTGGACTCAACACTGAATTGTGGAGAATCTGGGACAGACGAACGGTCGGCAAGACCGTTCACCTAGTTCTGGGGGTGGACCAGAAGTCACTGGCGACACTCTCGGGGTGCAATTACTCACCCCACTTCGGATTGGGTAGGGCTCGCTTTTACGAGGCCCAATCCAAATCCGGAGGGGGGAAAGAGAGTGCTGCCGGGGCTACTGAGCCCACACCCAAAACCGAGCCTCCCAAGGGAGGACTGTCGACGGGAGGGGTCGAGCCGGCCAAGGCTTCGGATGCCAAGGGCGGCTCGATCCCTCCAGAGGGACGAGGGACTTCGGTCGCTGCCACCCCGCTGGAGAGCCGAGAGGCCTCCCGTGGAGAGGCACAAGCGACGAAACCGGGTCCTTCTTCCCTAACGACGATGCAGGGCATAGGGTCCCTTCTGAAGCCTGCGCGTCTCCTAATTAGGAGTGCCTCCGAAGAAGATGGAACGATCCCCGAGGGACGTTCCAGCTCCAGAAGGAAGGCCCACTAAAGCGGAGACGCTAGCTAAAGAAGGGGCCAAAGGGCTTAAGCTGGGTAAGCAATCTACCCTTGCTCAGGCCCTAGCCAAATGGGAGAAAGGGTCCGGCACATTGAAGGAACCAAACACCCAAGGCAAGAGAGATGAAGATGGGCATGAAAATGTCCCCATCCCCCTTGACACACCTTAACTCCAACCTTCCCCCACATTCCCACCTCCCTCTTCCCGCAAATTCGCGAAGACCGTCAGCAATGCAGCAACTACAGCTGCAGGGCAGACGACATATTCAACAATTAACTAACAGCACTGCAAAGCGGCATCTGCTTTACTTAGCAGAGACCTAGCAGTGAGGCACACAGATGTATCCCTGATACAAGAACCCTGGACGTACAAAGGGCAAGTATTAGGGATAGAACTGAAAGGTGGCAGTCTGGTCTATGGTGAATCAGAGCAGGGGCCTAGGGCCTGTATCTTCATAAACAGGAAGCATACAGCGCTCAAGTTGCACCAGTTCTGCACCAGAGACCTGGCTGTTGCCTCAATAAAAATTCCCATAGGAGAAACTAAGGCGGATATCATAATAGGATCTGCCTATCTCCCCTATGAAGATACGACAGTGCCCACTGAGGAGGTCATTAGACTGGTGGAGCACTGCAAAGTCAATGATCTGCCACTCATTGTGGGGTGTGACGCAAACGCACATCACATAGTGTGGGGCAGCTCAGACATTAATAGAAGAGGCTCAGCATTGCTGGAGTACCTCTCAACCACAGGCTTGGAAATCCTGAATGAAGGATCCAAACCTACCTTTGTCACTTCTCGAAGGCAAGAAGTGATCGATATAACACTGGGCTCTCGAAGGATAGCACAGGAAATCAGAAGGCTGGGAAGTCAGCAAAGAGGATTCTCTTTCCGACCACAGACAGATAAACTTTTAGTGAGAGGCAACAATAGCAACGGAACTCAGGACACTTATAGGAACCCCAAATCTGCGGACTGGCTCAAATATAAAAAGAGCTAAGAAACAGATTGGGGAGACCTGTAAGAGGACTGAGGAACGTGCCAAGAGATTGAGCAAGTGGCCGAACACTTGCAACAAGCCATTGTTCAGTCCTATGAGATTGCCTGCCCACTAAAAGTTAGGAAAAGCAACAAACGGGTGACATGGTGGAATGCAAAGCTGAATAAGCTTCGCACCCTGTCCAGAAAGTTGCTGAATAAGTCCATCAAGACAAAAACGGACCAAGACTGGGCAGACTATAAAGCTGCCCAAAAACTGTATAAAAAACATATCAAGGTCTCAAAACTAGACGCCTGGAGGAGATTCTGCGGAGAGCTGGAGGACTTACCACTGGTGGCCCGCCTACGCAGAATCTTTACTTCAGGACCTAAAACAAAACTCGGTGTCCTCACCCTACAAGATGGTAGAGTGACTGAAAACAACGAGGAAACATTAGCGCACCTCTGCGAGGTTCATTTTCCTGGCTCGGAACTCATGGAACTGGAACAGGAAGAAGCCTCAGAGAATGCGATAATAAAAGCAGTCTGAAACGAGGAGACTGGAGCACAGCCGTCAGAGTGATAACACCTGATAGAATAAGGTGGGCAATTGGAAACTTTGAAAGGTTCAAGAGCCCAGGGGTGGATGGGATCTTCCCGGCTCTTCTGCAGGAGGGAAGAGAAATCCTCATCAAACACCTAACTAGACTTTTTAGGGCCTGCCTGGCCCTAAGCTACATACCGAAGGCTTGGCGTGAGGTCAGGGTTGTCTTTATACCAAAACATGGCAAAAGCAGCTATGACCTGGCCAAGTCCTTCAGACCTATTAGCCTAACATCGTTTCTCCTCAAGACATTGGAAAGACTGGTGGATAGGCACATAAGAGATAATGCACTAAACGACACGCCGGTGCATTATACACAGCACGCATACCAGGCAGGCAGATCCGTCGAAACGGCCCTACATGATGTGGTTACCTACATTGAAAGGGCCTTTCGAGGGAAAGAATCGGTCCTGGGAGTGTTTATAGATATAGAAGGGGCGTTTGACAATACCCCCTTCGAATCAATATGCGAGGCTACAGAGCTCTTCGGGGTAGAGAAATCTATCACCGGTTGGGCTCATTTTATGCTTCGCACAAGAATAGTGACTGCCGGACTC
This genomic interval from Cotesia glomerata isolate CgM1 linkage group LG1, MPM_Cglom_v2.3, whole genome shotgun sequence contains the following:
- the LOC123263013 gene encoding E3 SUMO-protein ligase ZBED1-like isoform X2 — its product is MNRWIPEIGNHKKAYEFVKEMVDTGKIFIHPDNIIESIWRSIDDVDYSKNKSKAWEYFTPITSNSARCKFCQGIIKTAGNTTNLRCHLNSKHKLFIPVDLQVNNKKRSVAAVEEPSNSTVERKKLKTQTQMAKNPVLQLYEKANSYADGGVEAEKLTNSLLYMVAVDYMPLCSVEKQGLRQFVKTARPRYSMPCRKTITKLMSDKYDVLKIKVMSDIGKCPFYSLTCDIWTDISQKSYLGVTVHYLSANNLEVKAQIFVFSHWIPRILQKI
- the LOC123263013 gene encoding E3 SUMO-protein ligase ZBED1-like isoform X1 translates to MNNEDFVAEEDTRIFSIWFKINEPNADAYRVSNLKTSDYVQLKSNHKKAYEFVKEMVDTGKIFIHPDNIIESIWRSIDDVDYSKNKSKAWEYFTPITSNSARCKFCQGIIKTAGNTTNLRCHLNSKHKLFIPVDLQVNNKKRSVAAVEEPSNSTVERKKLKTQTQMAKNPVLQLYEKANSYADGGVEAEKLTNSLLYMVAVDYMPLCSVEKQGLRQFVKTARPRYSMPCRKTITKLMSDKYDVLKIKVMSDIGKCPFYSLTCDIWTDISQKSYLGVTVHYLSANNLEVKAQIFVFSHWIPRILQKI
- the LOC123262193 gene encoding uncharacterized protein LOC123262193; this encodes MGERVRHIEGTKHPSRDLAVRHTDVSLIQEPWTYKGQVLGIELKGGSLVYGESEQGPRACIFINRKHTALKLHQFCTRDLAVASIKIPIGETKADIIIGSAYLPYEDTTVPTEEVIRLVEHCKVNDLPLIVGCDANAHHIVWGSSDINRRGSALLEYLSTTGLEILNEGSKPTFVTSRRQEVIDITLGSRRIAQEIRRLGSQQRGFSFRPQTDKLLVRGNNSNGTQDTYRNPKSADWLKYKKS